Proteins encoded together in one Oncorhynchus nerka isolate Pitt River linkage group LG19, Oner_Uvic_2.0, whole genome shotgun sequence window:
- the hapln1b gene encoding hyaluronan and proteoglycan link protein 1, with translation MLPALICALVSLSLADNFDTAYPELEHYRTIYVQENGPQLSVVTEQSKVVSRRGGNATLPCKFHRDASLPANPKLRIKWTKLTSDYLKEVDVFVAMGFHKRSYGRFHGRVYLQASAPTDASLVITELTLEDYGRYKCEVIDGLEDGTGVVSLDLQGIVYPYFPRLGRYNLNFFDAERACREQDSIVASFDQLYEAWRGGLDWCNAGWLSDGSVQYPITTPREPCGGKNTVPGVRNYGLRDKEKNRYDVFCFTSNYKGRFYYLIHPSKLTYDEAVVACQKDGAQIAKVGQMYAAWKLLGYDRCDAGWLADGSVRYPITRPRRRCSPTEAAVRFNGYPDKKHKLYGVYCFKGHN, from the exons ATGCTTCCTGCGCTGATCTGTGCCCTGGTCTCTCTGAGCTTGGCCGACAACTTTGACACGGCATACCCTGAACTGGAGCACTACAGAACCATCTATGTACAAG AGAATGGCCCTCAGCTCTCTGTGGTGACGGAGCAGTCCAAGGTGGTGTCGAGGCGGGGGGGTAATGCCACCCTGCCCTGTAAATTCCACAGGGATGCGTCACTGCCGGCCAACCCCAAACTGAGGATCAAATGGACTAAGCTGACCTCAGACTACCTCAAAGAG GTGGATGTCTTCGTTGCCATGGGTTTCCACAAGCGGAGCTACGGACGTTTCCACGGGCGCGTCTACCTACAGGCCTCGGCCCCCACGGATGCGTCGTTGGTCATCACAGAACTCACACTGGAGGACTATGGGAGATATAAGTGTGAGGTCATCGACGGGTTGGAAGATGGAACAGGCGTGGTGTCCCTGGACCTGCAAG gtatCGTCTACCCATACTTCCCTCGGCTGGGTCGTTATAACCTGAACTTCTTTGATGCCGAGCGGGCGTGTCGCGAGCAGGACTCCATCGTGGCGTCGTTTGACCAGCTGTACGAGGCGTGGCGTGGGGGTTTAGACTGGTGCAACGCTGGGTGGCTGAGTGACGGATCCGTCCAGTACCCCATCACCACCCCCAGGGAGCCCTGTGGGGGCAAGAACACTGTCCCCGGGGTACGCAACTACGGCCTCAGAGACAAGGAGAAGAACAGATACGACGTGTTCTGTTTCACCTCCAActacaaag gGCGGTTCTACTATTTGATCCACCCCTCCAAGCTTACATATGACGAGGCTGTGGTTGCGTGTCAGAAGGACGGAGCTCAGATTGCCAAGGTGGGCCAGATGTATGCCGCCTGGAAGCTATTGGGCTACGACCGCTGTGACGCCGGCTGGTTGGCTGACGGGAGCGTCCGTTACCCCATCACCCGCCCCCGTAGGCGCTGCAGCCCAACAGAAGCTGCCGTGAGGTTCAACGGCTACCCCGACAAGAAACACAAGCTGTACGGAGTCTACTGCTTCAAGGGCCACAACTGA